The Elaeis guineensis isolate ETL-2024a chromosome 5, EG11, whole genome shotgun sequence DNA segment TTAATCGTGAGTAGCAGTTCTTGTCGTATAATAACTTTATAGTAGTAGACTCCCACAATCACACCTACACTAACAACTACTTCAATAGTGAGTCATGGCCGATCAGCATAATTATTGTCGAGAATATAACTACGATCTTAATAAGAATTAATCACcttgatctatttttttatgaagtacaTGGTACCTTTTTGATTAGGTGAATACTTTGGGAAAAGTGAAGTCCTTCGGACAATATCAAGGCTCAGTGCTTCAACTTATCTCGAAGTTAGGCAAATAAATATTCGCtacatcatatataataaaaaaatacatgtTAACATTTTTAactctataataaaaaaataaattaatataaaaagatATATGTAAGCTAAATAAATCAAGTaataagagcttaaagaataTTATGAGCTAGGTTTTGTCATAGCGGTCACAGCCATCTACTTAGTAAATAGATGTTCTATGCTTTAATTAATTCTTAGATCATGCATCTTCAAAAATTTAGACATGGCTAGGTAATTATAATGCACATGAGATATTTTGAAAAAGAGTGAATATATatcattatgtaaaaaaaaaaaattaattagatagggTGTATCATATAAATACATGtttattttttcatatcatagGTATTTGTAGTTCAAGATAAAAAAACTTATGCCAAGTTGAGCTTGGGCCTTAATTCTTATAGTTTTGCTGAAAGAAAATAGGTttctttgttaaaaaaattaagaattcaTACTAGAAAATGAATTAGAAAGGTTAGCATCCCTTCACTTATTTTGCAATGAGCTACTCTATTAAATTTTAAGAACAGTCCAAATCTATTTTATGCATAAGATATGCAGTTAATGTTGATATTAAAGGTTCATGTTTTTTTCAAAAACAAGATCAAAATATAAGTGCCCGAAGACTAATGCATTAATGAACAAGTTACAATGTACATAAAGTACAAAATTCCAACCAATCTAGAGAAAGTTTAATCTCTAAAATTTATTTGTGCTTTACAATAGAATGACAGATCGGTGAAGTCATTAACTAATAGCTCAATCAAAAAGCTTCAAAAGGCACTATTATAATAGTAGAAATTTTATATATTACAGGGGTTGTTTTATCATACACTTTTTCCATATTAAAATACGAATGATTTATACTACCATTAATATTGGTTGCAATATTAAAATCAATAGGAACAGTCTAATATGTTTACACAAATGGATGCTTCTCATGTATAATTAGGACGAATAGATCATGTTAGATTGGATCATAAGTGACCCCAACCCTATCTGGTTCCTTAATTGGATTCTAATATTGGACCCAGGTCTAACCTAATAGAAGATCGGATTGAGTTGGGTCTATAGCCAAAATTTTCGATAGAAATGATCATTTGAGTCACATCATATCCATATTAGCCTGTGCTAatccaaaaaattcaaatatgaatCAAGTTCAACTCAGATCCATGTCGAATTTGAGTCAAATATAGCTAACTACTTTTTAATTATCATATAGTCAACTAATATTAACCACATAAAATAGACAATAAATAATATTGCTCTCAAAATAAACTTggacaaaaataattttgaatccaTCTTTATGTTAAAGATATTATTCATCCAAGTCTTGAAGCACAACTTAGAGCTCAAATGGTTTTGAGTTCGAATGATACACTGGGTTCGTATCTGAGATTATAGAGTAGAAGATCCAAAACTGATCTAGAAATCAAATGGATTAGGTTGGGTCCAAATTCAATAAACACATACCCAACTCAAAAAATGGAGCAGTTCAATTTAGAACCCGATCTATCCCCACATATCCTTTAAAATGGGTTGGTTCGGATTTAAATGGGCTAGGTCATGGGTCAGTCAAATCAACTTGCAACCTTATGTATGATTATGGGTGTTTATGGTAATTTAAACCTTTTCCATTGAATATGAatcttataaaataatagatAGAAAATTCAATTAAAGTAAGTAGTAACAAATATTATTCATGAGTTTATTGTTGAAAGAAAatttccttcctcttttttttttgcctttgaaATATTTCTATAATAAAATTACATATGATACCTAATATAACCATGTAAAGCAAATTGTTAACATTCAAAATGAGTATTAATTCTCATAACAAAGGAGTATTTAATCTTATATTCCTACTTTCCTTTTTGATTCTAATGGCATGTGAAAATATGGTAAACCTATTGACTTTTAAATAagcaatattttttttggtacataataatatttttttgagctTTTTGTGTATATATCCTTCTCAATATTTAAATTTACAtgaatattctttcaaaattaatatttatatgtatattctcataaaatatttattttcatgtatagccttctttttttcttttcttttttttatgtatgGATATCATCAAATGTTATTAAAAAATTGACAGTTTAAATTGAAATGACTAAAATACCCTCATAaatagatgtgcaaaaaaaaaaaattatgagggtATATATACAAATAGTAATTTATGAGGCTATGTATGCAACTTTGAATATTTAGGAGaatatacatgtaaaaaattttaatttaatttttatctattttatttagatGGATTTAGACCCACTTActctataatataataatatatgatataatataacaatataataatgatattatataatatatgatatattagaatattatattatgtttTGTTTTTAGGAAAAGATGAGATGACTTGTTAGAACATCTTTCATTCAATAACTAAGTATAAGAAATCCCTCCGAtaatggaaagagagagaggaagtgaACAGGAAAAAGAATTACAAAAATCATTATAAATCAAGACTTGGCTACTAACAACAAAAGGATTAATAGAGATTAATAACCAACATAGTTTTTTTCTATGAAATTTTCCACAATTTTCAAAGAGAGAGCTGACTTTATACATGTTACCACCAAGTCTTAATCGCATCCTCCAACAATCTCTTCTTGGCTTCAAAAAATGATGGAATTAGTGTTTCTCATGCCTTCTAAACATTCCAGAGCAAAGAAACTATTGTAATATCCTATTTGTTTTGTTGGTTTCTTCCGATACTAGTTACCTCCACTCTATCCATGAAATATCAAAGCTAGCTCAAAAAGGATGGTGAGATCAAGGAAGAAGGTTTGCTTAGTCTTTCTTGATCTAACAAAGCAAACTCCAATGTGGAAAACCTTGGCAAAGTGCTTACCTCATCATACAATACTATGATGATGTACTCGACATTATCCGATGAAAGGAGGATATAGTTGATTGTTCTTATAGCAGTGCTGATAAGTGGAAATATGAGTTTAGTGCTAAGCAGATTTTCAATGAAGATAAGAGAGGTAAAATCTAGTCGATGGTCTTTGAAAGTGGCAACGAGAGGGCCGGAGTATGAGTTCGGCATCAAAGAGATCTCTggcgaaggaaagagagaaagaatccAGCTGGTCATCCTTGGGAGTGGGAATAGGATGGACTAAGTCCAATGGCAAGGAGATCTccgatgaaaggaagagagatgcCGACAGTGAAGAAGAGAGTTAAGGAAAAGTACTTGGTATTCTTGATGATGACTTTAAAGTTCATCCGACTGTCATCCTTCAACGACCTTgtgaaatcttaagaaaaatttaaaaaaatcctgCTCAATCCAACCAATGTGCCCCGAGTTCTTTCAAAAATTCACCAcacaatatgatatatatagtaaaCTTGATTTTATACtctatatgatatgatatatcttatacattttataaagatatttttaataaaaatttttaaaataaaatataataaaattgtaaATTCTTATTGTTCATAATAATCAAATCCACAACTACATCTATTTTATGCAAATATATAAGCAAACCATCTAATATCAAGTTTAAAcacttttttcaaaaatatattgtTTTATgttagagaaaatatagatagttGTGAACTTATGATCtatctattttttagataaaataattttgatctaatatttgataaatttttttatctatataagttaataaattaagtatattaattattttagttgtgtagttatttttttctattagaaTAAGAGAAGAATTAACAAATCAAGAGAAATATATCTATGTTTAAAATTTCTTGCATGTATATACTTCTAGACATTCtaatttatatgaattttttgtaaaattattatttatatatatatatttataatttttttgcacatctaCCCATAAGAatataatcattttaattttaaatcattaaatttTAATGGTGTtagataatataaatatatatgcaaaaaaaaataagaaaaaaaaaagaacatacattcaaaacaaatattttataaaggtctacatataaatattaattttaaaaaaatattcatataaatttgattatttagaagaatatatatatatatatatatatatatatatatatttcttgatAATAAGTGAAAATGTTAATTTAGTTTGCAGCAAGATCTTCGGAAGGTTGATGCAGAGAGTTCGACAtttttaatttgaaaaagttttccGCGTTATTCAACTCTGCAAATCAATCAGTTGATTAAAATTCTACGTCGCGAGATTGGCGGACAAACCGGCAGATACGACAGCGACTCACACCCACCCCACCTCCACCCACCGGCTTTCCCCGTATCCGCACTTGCCTAATTTCCCATTACCAAACAAATAAAAGATCTGACATCATCATCCACCGTCTTATAGAAAAATCTTCTAATTTAACGGTTCAGATGGAATCCATCCAGTTTCCATATaataaccgtggcctttatttatttttttaattatttccaTCCGAGGTGACCGGCGATTCCCGGTACGTAAACGTACGGAACTACCGCGCCCGGATTTACCGCCGTCGCTTTAAATACCGGAGCGTCCCCCTCGCTCTTCTTCTCCCACCCTCCGCATCTCCACTGCCTCCGCCGAGAAGAACCACCGATCGAACGGTCCACGAACGAGATCGCGGCCATCCGACGGCCCTCATCACTCCTCCAAGTAAGTCCATAATCCCTTGTCTTCGTTTCCAACTCTGTTCTTTAGTGTAGACTTCAGACTGAGAGTTTCCGATCAAAGATCGAGGGTTTAGAGAGAAGAATTTCCAAGCCCTAGAATCGAGATCGGCTTCGATCTGGTCGAAATGGGGAAGGCCGGGAGGGATTGGATGCAGATCTACGCGATTTACGGCACCGATGAGTGGCAGACGGTGGCGTTTCTCTCCTTCCACGCCTCCATCTTCGCCGCCgtctccctcctcctcctcctctacttCGTCCCAATCTTGGATTTCTGCCACTCCCTCCTCCCCGGCGTTCCCCTTCCGGCGATCCGCTTCGTCGTGGGGTTCACCGGCTCCGTGGCGGCCCTGTCGGCTCTCTGCCTGATGTTCGCCGCCGGCAACGTCCTGTACTCGTCGGTGGCGCTGCGGTGGGAGATGGCGCAGCGGATGGTGGCGTCGGTGCCGGACTGGGCGACGGTCCGGACGGCGCTGGACGTGGGGTGCGGACGGGGGATGCTGCTGAACGCGGTGGCGAAGCAGATGAAGAAGGAGGGATCCGGAGGCAGGGTGGTGGGCCTGGACCGCCGGCGGGAGACGGCGGTGGCGGCGCTCCGGCGGGCGTGGGCTGAGGGGGTGCAGGAGTACGTGACGTGCCGGGAGGGGGACGCCCGGCGGCTGCCCTTCCCGGACGCCTACTTCGACGTCGTCGTCTCGGCGGTGCACCTCAGCGGTCTCGGCCGGATGGCAGGAGGCGGCGGCGggtcggcggcggcggcggcggcggagagGGGGAGGGGGCTGGGGGAGGTGGTGAGGGTGTTGAAGCCCGGGGGGGTGGGGGTGGTGTGGGATTTGGTGTGCGTGCCGGAGCTCGCGCAGAGGCTGAGGGAGATGAGGATGGAGGAGGTCAGGGTGTCGGATCGGGTCACCGCCTACATGGTTAGCAGCCATATCGTATCGTTTCGGAAGCCCACCGTCGCCTCCGTGGAGGCCCAGCAGCCACTCGATTGGAGGGCCACCATCGTCTGATTCCGTTCCCGAGGAATAACAGAACCACACCTCTAAAAGTACCATATTAGTGGtagttttttgtttttgttggGAAAGGGCAAAAAGGGAAACCTCAACTGTGAATTTTTGGAGTTAGTGAATAATATAGGAAGCCTGGGTTCATATACAAAAAGGACGATGTATAGTGGCTTTAATCTTATTATTAAGGTTGCAGCTAATTATGCAAAAATAAATGCAAGTTTTGTTGGTTGCTAAAATAATTATCAGCTTATATTATTGTTGGTTGAGTATAATTATAATTTCCTGTTATACTGCAATAGTTTTATCATCAGTTTTTAGCATTATCATGATGTGTAAGCTTTTTATACTGGGATATGTGGTTTAGCTTAATGATCCTCGCATCTAGGATCCTTCTTCCTCACAAAATATTAGATTTTATGtagatttatataataatattatgctGCTAAAGAATTGGATCCATTGAAATGATTTAATAATCTAGCCagaaaagaatttatattttttactgAGATTTGTTTGCTTATGGAAGATGTTGTACTTATGTATCAAGCACTCATTTGGTCATGTATCTTAATTATATTCACCAAGTTCTCGTGAGAGGGTGTCTGAAAAGATGTTATTCATGATCGGATTGGCAGATCCTTAATTGCAATATTAGCGCATTGAATAAAATTAATGAGGTTATCATTTATGGCAATCTTAAGCAACTGCCAAAAAAGTGAAAAATATCTAAAAGAAATTCAAAATATCTACTATACTTGATGCATATGGTTTAAAGTGTGAACCCAATATCTCGCTAAAAAGTTTCCTGGATTTTGATAGTgttttgatatattatatataaaaattattatttcattTTTTCATGAActtgtatttttaaattttgaaacttAATAATTTACGAGGTACTCAGGCTCTACAAAGAGCAAGTGAAAGAATAGGAAAgtatggaaaaaaaataaaaaactcaaaAACGTTATTAGGAAATTCTATTCAGGATTGAAAATTTCGGATTCCAAGGTCTTTCTGAGATCTTATTATACAGTCAAACAACCCTTACTATAATGACAATGTTGGCTTGGTGGTCATACCCCTTGAGTGGTACGTACTCTCCAATTAATTTCTTGTAGAGATCAGGTAAAATTCCTAGGTTTAAATCTATGACaagtttgtaccaaaaaaaaaaagaaaaatctacgACTGGTCTAAGTACTTAATTATATGAATGGGACTTCTTAGACGGAACTCGCGCCAAACctcaaaaggggaaaaagaaagcaaaaaacaTGAAATATCATGAATTTATATTATATCCATGAAAAGCCTAAATTCCTTTTGATGTTTAATCATAGCCCAGATGTTCCTAATGCAATAATAACTATTGTTTCTTACTATTGCTGCATGTTAAAGTCCCCAGTAGCCTTCCCATTAGGAAGATAAAAAATGGACATTACTGGgactattttataaattatgtgcatctatctactggaagagtaaTCACTAAGCCAGCAGTTGACTATTTGTCGAGGAAAGGATTTTCTTATAAAGCAAATTGTGGGTTGACATTGTTGAGCTTAGATCCTCTAGAGTTTCGATTGAACTATACGAGTTCGATCTCCCATCACTAGCTGCCCCTCGTGTTGCGGGATGATTGGTGATTGAGCAGGACAAAGACAATGTGACTTTTACGTTTTGACGTAATGgtgtacttttttttttggtaaacaacaTAATTGTGTACTTGACCCAAAGGGTTGGGAGGTTAAGGAAATTTAAATCCCATCAAACTCAATCAAGCAAGCAATAACAAgcataattttaaattcaaacagaGGAACATTAGCCTAATTAAGAGCATTAGAGCAGTACCAAGACTAACATGATGAGAGCATAGATTCAAACATCTCGACTAAGTAGCCACTAGGCTGAAATCACACTCAGCTAGCATGCTGGAACCAAGTCTTAAGGTCCTATGTGCTTTCCTTTGTTTAAAAAACAGAGAATACTTTACATATATGCCCTTTTACACATGCAAAATTGCCCGGATATTCTTGCTaaattgctatatatatatactttttttttttacacatatATCCATTA contains these protein-coding regions:
- the LOC105045404 gene encoding uncharacterized protein; translated protein: MGKAGRDWMQIYAIYGTDEWQTVAFLSFHASIFAAVSLLLLLYFVPILDFCHSLLPGVPLPAIRFVVGFTGSVAALSALCLMFAAGNVLYSSVALRWEMAQRMVASVPDWATVRTALDVGCGRGMLLNAVAKQMKKEGSGGRVVGLDRRRETAVAALRRAWAEGVQEYVTCREGDARRLPFPDAYFDVVVSAVHLSGLGRMAGGGGGSAAAAAAERGRGLGEVVRVLKPGGVGVVWDLVCVPELAQRLREMRMEEVRVSDRVTAYMVSSHIVSFRKPTVASVEAQQPLDWRATIV